CCATCATGGTCGTGCCCTATCTGGCGCGGATCACCGAGCTGTCGCTGCGGCGGGTGCCGACCAGCATGCGCGAGGCGGCCTACGCGCTGGGCGCGCGGGACCACACCGTGGCCTCGCGCATCGTGCTGGCGGCGGCGGCGCCGGGGGTGATCACCGGCGTGCTGCTCTCGCTCGCCATCTCGGTCGGCGAGACGGCGCCGCTGATCTATACCGCCGGGTGGTCGAACTATCTCTGGACCGGGAAGCTCACCAACGAGCCGATCGGCTACCTGACCTACGTGATCTGGACCTTCATCAACGAACCGAACCCGGAATCGCACGCCCTCGCCTTCGCCGCGGCACTGCTGGTCATGCTCGTCGTGCTGGCGATCAATATCGGCGTGCGGATGGTGATGCGGCGCGATCCGTGATCAGCCCTCCTGCCTGATATCGGCGACCAGGCCGCCAGTCAGGCGGACCAGGCCGTCAGGCGTGACCGGAAAGACGTGACGGGGCGTGCCGGCCGCGGCCCAGACCTCGGCGAAGGCGAAGAGATCGCGGTCGATGACGATGCGCATCGCCGGATCGTGGCCGGCGGGGGACACGCCGCCGGGCGCGAAGCCGGTGGCATCGCGCACGAAATCGGGGCTGGCGGGGGCGAGTTTCGCGCCGAGGACGGCGGCGAGGCGGCTCTTGCCGACGCGGTTCGCCCCGGAGGCGATCGCGAGCACCGGCGCATCGCCGGCGCGGAAGACGATCGACTTGGCGATCGCGGCGACATCGCAGCCGAGGGCGGCGGCGGCATCGGCGGCGGTCGCAGTGCCTGCGGGGAATTCGCGGATCAGGCCATCGGCGAGGCCGGCGGCGCGCAGGGCGGCGCGGACCCGGGCCAGGGCGGCATCGCTCATCGCAGGCGCGCCAGCAGCAGGATCGCCTCCGCGCCGAGGACGAGCCAGGTGATGAGCGCGCCGGGCGCGCGGCAGAGGAATTGCTGCGGCGAATTCTCCGGCGCGATCATGCCGAACGGGTGGATGATGCGCGCGACCAGCAGCGGGAAGAGCAGCGCGTTCATCTCGAGCCGCCCGGCCCCGCTCGCCTCCAGCAGGGCGGCGAGGAGAAGGATCAGCGGGACGTATTCGGCGAAATTGGCATGGGCGCGGATGCGGCGGGCGAGGCGATCGTTGCCGCCATCGCCGTGGATCACCCGGAAGCCGAAGCGGCCGAAGCCGACCCAGAGCGAGAGGACGAGGTAGATCAGGGCGAGCAGGGCGCCATAGCCGGCGGCGACGGTGGGGAAGGTCATTCTTCGGCTCCCGGTCTGGAGCACTTTCCGGTCCTTCCGGATCGGATGTCGTGCTCCATCATGTTGATGCTCTATGACAGATCCAGCGCCTGCGCGGCGGCGCGCACGGCATCGCGCAGGGCGCCCGGGGTGAAGGGCGAGACGAGGCCGGCGGCGGCGACCAGGCCGCCGAAGGGGCGCGAGCCGCCGAGGGCGCAGAGGTTCACATAGGTGTCGAAGGCGGCGCGCTCGTCGCGCTGCGAGGCGACCCAGAACTGCAGCGCGCAGCACTGCGCCAGGGTGTAGTCGATATAGTAGAAGGGCGAGCGGTAGATGTGCATCTGCGCCTGCCAGCGGCCGCCCATCGCCGGATAGGCGAGGTCGCCCCAGTCCCGCCAGGGGAGATAGAGCTGTTCGAGGCGGCGCCAGATGGCGTGCCGATCGGCCGGCGTGAGATCGGGATCGGCGTAGATCTCGTGCTGGAAGTGATCGACGCAGACGCCGTAGGGCAGGAATTCCAGCGCGCCGATCAGGTGCATCCGCCGGTAGCGCGCGGTGGCGGCGCCGAACATCGGCGCGATATGCGGATGGGCGAGGAATTCCAGGCTCATCGAATGGATTTCCGCGGCCTCCATGGTCGGCCAGAAATAGTCGGAGACCGGCTGTTGCCGGCTCATGTAATTCTGGAACGCGTGGCCCATCTCGTGGGTGAACACGTCGACGTCGTGATGCGTGCCGTTGAAGTTGGCGAAGATGAACGGCATGCCGATGCTGGGAAAGCTGGTGCAGAAGCCGCCGCCGGCCTTGGCGGGGCGGTTGTCGAGATCCATGAAGCCGCCCTCGCGCATCGCGCGGTAGAAGGCATCAAGGCGCGGGTCCATCGCCGCGAACATCTCGGTGGCTGCCTGCTCCAGCACCGCCCGGCCGCCGACGGGTTTCGGATTGCCCTCGGGGTCGATCATCGGCTCGTCCCAGGCCATCAGGCGGTCGAGCCCGTTTTCGGCGCGGCGGCGTTCCATCAGCCGGGCGACGAGGGGGACGACGTGGCGGCGGACTTCCTCGCGATAGGTCGCCACCTCGGCGGGGCCGTAGTCGAGCCGGCCCATGCGGCGATAGGCGAGCGCGGTGAAGCTGGCGTCGCCCAGGGTGCGGGCGATGCGGTGGCGGAGCTTCACCAGCCGGTCGTAGAGGTCGTCGAGCGTGGCGCCGTGCTCGGCGAAGAAGGCCCAGCGGGCGGCGGCGGCATCGTGGCGGACCGCGCGGTCGGGGCTTTCGGCATAGGGGCCGAGGCCGGAGAGGTTCAGCGTCTGGCCGTCGAACGCGATGCGGGCACTGGCGAGCAGCGCCGTGTAGTCGGCGGCGAGGCGGGATTCGGTTTCGAGATCGGCGG
This genomic interval from Acidiphilium multivorum AIU301 contains the following:
- a CDS encoding MAPEG family protein; its protein translation is MTFPTVAAGYGALLALIYLVLSLWVGFGRFGFRVIHGDGGNDRLARRIRAHANFAEYVPLILLLAALLEASGAGRLEMNALLFPLLVARIIHPFGMIAPENSPQQFLCRAPGALITWLVLGAEAILLLARLR
- a CDS encoding M3 family oligoendopeptidase; the encoded protein is MRFDQITAETPTESGLAAAYRALHAELDAGAVGPAIDAWEALRRDHGTWSSLVHLRFSQDTADPARKAAREFADALGPVVADHETTFKARLLGLDPAPLEARFGAHALAMWRNDVTTFRPEIAADLETESRLAADYTALLASARIAFDGQTLNLSGLGPYAESPDRAVRHDAAAARWAFFAEHGATLDDLYDRLVKLRHRIARTLGDASFTALAYRRMGRLDYGPAEVATYREEVRRHVVPLVARLMERRRAENGLDRLMAWDEPMIDPEGNPKPVGGRAVLEQAATEMFAAMDPRLDAFYRAMREGGFMDLDNRPAKAGGGFCTSFPSIGMPFIFANFNGTHHDVDVFTHEMGHAFQNYMSRQQPVSDYFWPTMEAAEIHSMSLEFLAHPHIAPMFGAATARYRRMHLIGALEFLPYGVCVDHFQHEIYADPDLTPADRHAIWRRLEQLYLPWRDWGDLAYPAMGGRWQAQMHIYRSPFYYIDYTLAQCCALQFWVASQRDERAAFDTYVNLCALGGSRPFGGLVAAAGLVSPFTPGALRDAVRAAAQALDLS
- a CDS encoding YbaK/EbsC family protein; translation: MSDAALARVRAALRAAGLADGLIREFPAGTATAADAAAALGCDVAAIAKSIVFRAGDAPVLAIASGANRVGKSRLAAVLGAKLAPASPDFVRDATGFAPGGVSPAGHDPAMRIVIDRDLFAFAEVWAAAGTPRHVFPVTPDGLVRLTGGLVADIRQEG